A genome region from Coffea arabica cultivar ET-39 chromosome 7e, Coffea Arabica ET-39 HiFi, whole genome shotgun sequence includes the following:
- the LOC113700974 gene encoding uncharacterized protein, whose product MNGRICLDSPSNDNLEFQTQKFHADGYWTSNSIPYWMSRSSTDSDNEASHLLSNDCSTSSPPSSRYRAIEDGRKVLMDLMENMPESSYELTLRDIVDEQQNLEKEARKETMIADKPLVHKPHEVNPKKDKTASTSMNSRVFLLKMFIPVPFALKGKAVKKRSSSRIISSPSFDGSEKLMAKDRCKKRMAFSEKRDRKKCDSISKGRDVETTYVSCWQLFSRKSSKRRPKDSCLMDN is encoded by the exons ATGAACGGGAGAATTTGTCTTGACTCTCCTTCAAATGATAATCTAGAGTTCCAAACTCAAAAATTCCATGCAGATGGTTATTGGACATCAAATTCTATACCGTACTGGATGAGTAGATCGTCCACAGATTCTGACAATGAAGCTTCTCATTTGCTCTCCAATGATTGTAGTACATCTTCTCCACCCTCCTCAAGATATCGAGCAATCGAAGATGGTAGAAAGGTGCTCATGGACCTGATGGAGAACATGCCCGAGTCATCCTATGAATTGACCCTCAGAGACATTGTAGATGAGCAGCAAAACCTGGAAAAAGAGGCACGAAAGGAGACGATGATCGCGGATAAACCTTTAGTCCATAAGCCTCATGAAGTCAATCCGAAAAAGGATAAAACTGCAAGCACTAGCATGAACAGCAGAGTTTTCTTGTTAAAGATGTTCATCCCAGTTCCTTTTGCTTTGAAGGGAAAGGCAGTCAAGAAAAGAAGTTCCTCAAGGATTATTTCATCTCCGTCATTTGATGGATCTGAGAAACTAATGGCTAAGGATCGGTGCAAGAAAAGGATGGCATTTTCAGAGAAAAGGGATAGAAAGAAATGTGATAGCATCAGCAAAGGCAG GGATGTTGAGACAACCTACGTATCTTGTTGGCAGTTATTCAGCAGGAAAAGCTCCAAACGGAGACCCAAAGATTCCTGTTTGATGGACAATTAG
- the LOC140010906 gene encoding uncharacterized protein — MQMKRIHQVRLQDEQPSTDNCKCGCEGNDELDFDSENELIDDPATSSLPRWTSATAPKDFVCGSPPFLSSSNQCRYLSSQEGSEATADGEQVLMEMMECESPYEELSFKDFIREEQNMEEPGQEEVGKEDGGSCKSKVKQEQKNRNSKQKKISRDFSTDSERLLLKVFVPVFLGSKMAKIITTTTPSRMASSDIDSTSTDSTHQKMNNTNSKSSSKSRKTRWSFCSGTCKPPTQRGCLFF; from the exons ATGCAGATGAAGAGAATTCATCAGGTTCGTTTGCAGGATGAGCAACCATCAACAGATAATTGTAAATGTGGTTGTGAAGGAAACGATGAACTAGATTTCGACTCGGAGAATGAGCTCATAGATGATCCCGCCACTTCCTCGCTGCCTCGATGGACGAGTGCGACGGCTCCAAAGGATTTTGTTTGTGGATCTCCTCCTTTCCTGTCATCTAGCAACCAATGCAGGTATTTATCTTCTCAGGAGGGATCAGAAGCTACTGCAGATGGTGAACAGGTGCTCATGGAGATGATGGAGTGTGAGTCTCCATATGAAGAGCTGTCCTTTAAAGATTTTATTAGAGAAGAGCAAAATATGGAAGAGCCCGGACAGGAGGAagttggaaaggaagatggtgGAAGCTGCAAAAGCAAAGTTAAACAGGAGCAAAAAAACAGAAACTCCAAACAGAAGAAAATATCAAGGGATTTTAGCACGGATAGTGAACGTTTACTATTAAAAGTTTTTGTTCCAGTTTTTCTAGGTTCCAAGATGGCAAAAATAATTACCACGACAACACCTTCGAGGATGGCAAGTTCAGATATAGACTCGACTAGCACAGACAGTACTCACCAAAAGATGAATAATACCAACAGCAAAAGTAGCTCAAAGAGCAGGAAAACCAG GTGGTCCTTCTGCAGTGGAACATGCAAGCCACCAACACAAAGGGGGTGTCTCTTCTTCTAG
- the LOC113723251 gene encoding uncharacterized protein yields the protein MEADSGSNSQCSPGGPFNSEGSASQPQGHRQKTDIAWGYVSEGRNAQGRKTMTCTYCFKVFHGGGIHRMKQHLAGVTGSVTSCPNVDPAVRLAILTCLQENDKKSKEKRGDFGVESPFGQPVHEFVGDEVQEVPPPRIREISMNEAGTSLGKGKRKTTAPTGIRAFFKGGRDSAQPTIKACLQSKDKWQNTDMAIALWFYDAIDQIASMGHGYKAPSYHSLRVTLLRDAKKDVQLVVDSFRNTWAETGCTIMGDGWKDSRQRPLINFLVYCPKGISFIKSIDASDIVTNAENLCNLFVEIVEMVGSKNMVHLVTDNASNYKAAGTLLNERYPTICWSPCAAHCINLILKDIGEIGTVKSLVALAATVTVFVYNHKYVLNWLRKTNGWREIIRPGETRFATTFIALKSLHDHKDSLQALVTSGDYKKFLKMNKGKEVKQIVLDDRFWNNSLITVRIMGPIIRLLRVCDTDERPSLGYVYEGMFRAITGIKKLFRSSERLYKPYIDIINDRWDRMLRKNLHATAYFLNPAFQYDTATFSTHPETTNGLLDYIESKVDWCSVENLTREIGMYREREGSFGRKLAILTSKKDRPENWWKLFGCDAPNLQKLAIRVLSQTASSSGCERNWSVFERIHTKKRNRIQDAKTK from the exons ATGGAGGCTGATAGCGGTAGTAACTCACAATGTTCACCGGGGGGACCATTCAATAGTGAGGGATCTGCAAGTCAGCCCCAAGGTCATAGGCAAAAGACAGATATAGCATGGGGATATGTTTCTGAGGGCAGAAatgcacaaggaagaaaaaccatGACATGCACTTATTGTTTTAAAGTGTTTCATGGGGGTGGCATCCACCGAATGAAGCAACACTTGGCAGGAGTAACGGGCAGTGTTACTTCATGTCCAAATGTTGATCCAGCAGTGAGGCTTGCAATATTAACATGTTTGCAAGAGAATGATAAAAAAtctaaagaaaaaagaggagatTTTGGGGTCGAAAGTCCTTTTGGTCAACCAGTGCACGAATTTGTCGGTGATGAAGTGCAAGAGGTTCCACCTCCTCGAATAAGGGAAATTTCAATGAATGAGGCTGGTACATCATTAGgtaaaggaaagagaaaaaccaCTGCCCCTACAGGTATTCGTGCTTTCTTTAAGGGTGGACGTGATAGTGCTCAACCTACTATCAAAGCTTGTTTGCAAAGTAAGGATAAATGGCAAAATACTGATATGGCCATTGCTCTTTGGTTCTATGAT gcTATCGATCAAATTGCATCAATGGGTCATGGTTATAAAGCTCCATCTTATCATTCTTTGCGAGTCACTTTGTTGCGAGATGCTAAGAAAGATGTGCAGTTAGTTGTTGATTCATTTCGAAATACTTGGGCTGAAACTGGATGCACTATAATGGGTGATGGATGGAAAGATAGTAGACAAAGACCATTGattaattttctggtttattgTCCTAAGGGTATATCTTTTATCAAGTCTATAGATGCATCGGACATTGTGACAAATGCAGAAAATTTGTGCAATCTGTTTGTTGAAATTGTTGAAATGGTTGGTTCAAAAAATATGGTGCATTTAGTCACTGATAATGCTAGCAATTATAAGGCTGCTGGAACtttattaaatgaaagataTCCAACTATTTGCTGGTCTCCATGTGCTGCCCATTGTATCAATTTGATTTTGAAGGATATTGGTGAAATAGGTACTGTTAAATCTCTAGTGGCTCTTGCTGCTACAGTAACTGTTTTTGTGTATAATCATAAATATGTTCTAAATTGGCTGAGAAAAACTAATGGGTGGAGGGAGATTATTCGTCCGGGGGAGACTCGATTTGCCACCACTTTTATTGCACTAAAGAGCTTACATGATCACAAAGACAGCTTACAAGCTTTAGTCACTAGCGGAGATTACAAAAAGTTCTTGAAAATGAACAAAGGAAAAGAGGTCAAACAAATTGTTTTGGATGATAGATTTTGGAATAATTCTTTGATTACGGTGAGAATAATGGGTCCTATTATTCGGTTGTTGAGAGTTTGTGACACTGATGAAAGGCCTTCTTTGGGGTATGTGTATGAAGGTATGTTTAGAGCAATTACTGGAATCAAGAAGTTGTTCAGGAGTAGTGAAAGACTATATAAGCCTTACATTGATATCATCAATGATCGATGGGATAGGATGTTGAGGAAAAATTTGCATGCTACGGCATATTTTTTAAATCCCGCTTTTCAATATGACACTGCCACATTCTCTACACATCCAGAAACTACAAATGGTTTGTTGGATTACATAGAATCAAAGGTGGATTGGTGTAGTGTGGAAAATTTAACAAGAGAAATTGGAATGTATCGAGAGCGGGAGGGAAGTTTTGGCAGAAAACTTGCTATTCTTACTAGCAAGAAAGATAGACCAg AGAATTGGTGGAAGCTCTTTGGTTGTGATGCTCCCAACTTACAAAAACTTGCAATTCGGGTTTTGAGTCAAACAGCTTCTTCTTCAGGATGTGAGCGTAATTGGAGTGTTTTTGAACGTATTCATACTAAGAAAAGGAATAG AATTCAGGATGCCAAGACTAAATGA
- the LOC140010934 gene encoding uncharacterized protein: METMNYTSFPLHHICQSGSEYRANSIPRVHLQFEQILADDYKCDCLGKNERGFYWEKQIVYDPATYSLPIRITAPRDFLCESSVFLPYCNKCRYLCSQMGPQANADGNQMLKEMMMNVYEPAYEELSVKEFLREQQSMEEPRQEEVRKKDIRDCKNKVKLEQDKRNSKQNSMARSERIDSEHFLLKVSLPVSLGSKMPKVSSTKSPSRMSSSDISMTSTGRHLKMNNTNSKTSSKMGKIRWSSSSGTSKPSRQWGCFFL, translated from the exons ATGGAGACGATGAACTACACTTCTTTTCCTCTCCACCACATCTGTCAATCTGGTAGTGAATACAGAGCAAACAGTATTCCTCGTGTTCATTTGCAGTTTGAACAAATATTAGCAGATGATTATAAATGCGACTGTTTAGGAAAAAATGAACGTGGGTTCTACTGGGAGAAGCAGATTGTATATGACCCTGCAACCTACTCATTGCCTATACGTATTACGGCACCAAGGGATTTTCTATGTGAATCTTCTGTTTTCCTGCCATACTGCAACAAATGCAGGTATTTATGTTCCCAGATGGGACCACAAGCTAATGCAGATGGTAATCAGATGCTTAAGGAGATGATGATGAACGTGTACGAGCCTGCATACGAAGAGCTGTCCGTCAAAGAGTTTCTCAGAGAACAGCAAAGCATGGAAGAGCCCAGGCAGGAAGAAGTTAGAAAGAAAGATATTAGAGACTGTAAGAACAAAGTCAAACTGGAGCAGGACAAGAGAAACTCCAAACAGAACAGTATGGCACGGAGTGAAAGAATTGATAGTGAACATTTCCTGTTAAAAGTTTCTCTTCCAGTTTCTCTAGGTTCCAAGATGCCAAAAGTAAGTTCCACAAAATCACCTTCAAGGATGTCAAGTTCAGATATAAGCATGACTAGCACAGGCAGACACCTAAAGATGAATAATACCAACAGCAAAACTAGCTCAAAAATGGGCAAAATCAG GTGGTCCTCGAGCAGTGGAACATCCAAACCATCAAGACAATGGGGGTGTTTCTTCCTCTAG